In Deltaproteobacteria bacterium HGW-Deltaproteobacteria-6, one genomic interval encodes:
- a CDS encoding cyclic beta 1-2 glucan synthetase has translation MKRHARKLAGLHQLTGKKATEKLLERLHENEAVLEETIRRLTAAVLANRPAAPAEEWLLDNFYLIEENVRTAKRHLSRSFSRSLPWLASGPSAGLPRVYDIARQIISHGDGRVDLENLVNFVTNYQTVSHLKLGELWAIPIMLRLALIENLRRMGTRIMADIADRERANDWADRMVEIARRDPKNLVLVIADMAKSDPALSSTFVAEFARRLQGKSPALALPLGWIEQRLSESHSTIEQMIQTGNQQLAADQASVSNSIGSLRFLTTMDWREFVETLSVVEKILREDPADVYPRMDFVTRDHYRHVVEKIAKNSPMFERDVAQKAVDLAREALSQKSGDERMVHVGFYLINKGLPQLEKSAQMRLSFTEAARRVLCRVPLLLYLGCIIGMTLLLAGYLLAGIQKAGIHGWILLPLALVLVLSASSLGVALTNWLATQFARPQPLPRLDFSMEIPPESSTLVVIPTMLNNVQNVKDLIEALEIRFLTNRKNNLHFGLLTDFCDAASEKMPEDDELLRLAERGIKELHEKYRGAKEGSFFLFHRPRRWNPEEEIWMGYERKRGKLADLNALLRGGAKDCFSKIVGAAELLSNVKYVITLDTDTQLPRDAAEKFIGTMAHPLNRPRFDESKKIIYDGYSILQPRLTESLSGVRQTRYSRLWGGQTGIDPYTRMVSDIYQDVFGEGSYVGKGIYDVDAFEKVLHDRLPENRILSHDLIEGCHARSGFISDVELYEEYPAQYRADVSRRHRWIRGDWQIAGWLRSKVPVFGGAYRQNALSMLSQWKIFDNLRRSLVPAALTILLIAGWTILQPAWLWTLLVAGILLIPSAGSVILDVLRKPGDVLWRDHLTYMMRQARRHGLQILFTIVCLPYEALYSLDAIVRTSFRMLMTHKRLLEWNPFSNQAHRAGNDLAASCRTMWIAPFLSAAVWTYLLWSGTPAAICAAAPVLALWFLSPVITWWVSRPSVKEGIILKDEQIVFLRKAARRTWAFFETFVASADNWLPPDNYQEHPGAVVAHRTSPTNIGLALLSNLSAYDFGYMTAGELISRTANTFGTMEKLDRHRGHFYNWYDTQSLRTLPPHYISTVDSGNLGGSLLTLRQGLLDLPDRNLPGSRLAEGLADTWRVLKDMAGNASGNELAELKKHLDSLMAFQGATLNDLWLRLDMLAQSASILAESLTAGRQDQAYGWAQSLVHQCRDAADELIVFCPWVTLSGPPGRAARIFEEIGIPTLRDVSDRSAGWLSAASEMIGPAPDSREQAWFAEFQKLVMEGNRKAQERLAAINCLVKRAGELAGMDYSFLYDKGRQLLTIGYSVGERRRDRSFYDLLASEARFCSFVAIAEGQLPKENWFALGRMLTNPGGDPVLLSWDGSMFEYLMPLLIMPNYENTLLDQTYKAVVKRQIAYGEKRGVPWGISESGYNNIDVHLNYQYRAFGVPGLGLKRGLGDDLVVAPYASALALMIAPQEACVNLQRLAAKGMLGTYGFYEALDFTASRLPAGVESVAVRSFMSHHQGMSLLSMAHLLLDRPMQKRFESEPMFQSAMLLLQERIPKALSFYRQITDDTNIRKAAGPQKVPSRVIETPDTSVPEVQLLSNGRYHVMITNAGSGYSRWKDLAVTRWREDATRDPWGMFCYIRDVVTGEFWSNAYQPTLKKPDRYEAIFSDAKVEFRRRDDEINTYTQIAVSPEDDMELRRIRITNRSRKRRELDITSYAEVVIATPAADAIHPAFSNLFVQTEIIRDRQAILCTRRPRSKDEPAYWTFHLMVVHGTDGREVSYETDRLQFVGRGNTLSCPVAMNRSADGVQALSNTAGSVLDPVVSIRRPVKLAAGESATIDIVSGIAETRAGALALVEKYSDNRLADRVFTLAWTHSQITLRQINATHNDAQLYGRLAGSVIYANASFRADPKIIVRNRRGQSGLWGYAISGDLPIVLLQIGDHANIELVRQLQQAHAYWRLKGLAVDLVIWNEDNAIYRQALHDQIAGLIATSMETRAADRPGGIFVRPGDQISSEDRLLFQTVARVIIRDDMGTLEEQISRRKKKDTPVPLLKPLRNPGAKSQDEAAVSYPGLIFKNGLGGFTPDGREYVIITKPGEKTPLPWVNVLANARFGSIISESGSASTWSENAHEYRLTPWHNDPVSDPSGEAFYIRDEETGQVWSPTPLPCPGATPYVCRHGFGYSVFTHREDGIKSELWIYVSLNAPVKFMVLKVTNESGRNRTLSVTGYLEWVLGDLQPKTAMHVTTEVDAGSGALFARNPYNTDFADRVAFFDGDDPTRTLTCDRDEFIGRNGELSRPQALTREHLSGRVGAGLDPCGAIQTTFGLADGQEHEAIFRLGVTGRRGADDASKTVESFRGSAVAQKELEIVHRYWAKTLSVVQIETPDSSLNILTNGWLIYQTLSSRLWARSGYYQSGGAFGFRDQLQDVMVLVYAEPALVRGHLLLCASRQFTEGDAQHWWHPPTGRGVRTQCSDDYLWLPLAVSRYIDSTGDSGILNESIRFLEGRQVRADEDSYYDLPGVSDEKSSLYDHCVRAVRRGLRFGSHGLPLMGSGDWNDGMNKVGDEGKGESIWMGFFLYDVLVRFAEIARLKDDGPFADLCGKEAAQLRHNVEREGWDGGWYRRAYSDEGLSLGSCTNTECRIDSVAQSWSVLSGAGDEARARLAMNAVDEFLVHRDKKLVQLLDPPFDKSEMEPGYIKGYVPGVRENGGQYTHAAIWTAMAFARLGDRKRAWDVLDIINPVNHARTPEEVEIYKVEPYVISSDVYAVAPHIGRGGWTWFTGSSAWMYRLIVESLMGLTLKNGRLSFAPCLPQSWEDVKIHYRYGETLYHIVIRQAAGEADHAVMTSDGLTIPGAEIALVDDHKEHIVEVVLPVKL, from the coding sequence ATGAAGCGGCATGCCAGAAAACTGGCGGGCCTGCATCAACTAACCGGTAAAAAAGCGACCGAAAAACTGCTGGAGCGGCTCCATGAGAATGAAGCAGTTCTGGAGGAAACCATCCGGCGGTTGACGGCCGCCGTTTTGGCCAATCGCCCCGCCGCCCCGGCCGAGGAGTGGCTGCTGGATAACTTTTATTTAATTGAAGAAAATGTCCGTACGGCCAAGCGGCACTTATCCCGCAGCTTCAGCCGGAGCCTGCCCTGGCTTGCCTCCGGACCTTCAGCCGGACTGCCCCGGGTTTATGACATCGCGCGTCAGATCATTTCCCATGGCGACGGCCGGGTGGATCTGGAAAATCTGGTTAACTTTGTTACGAACTACCAGACGGTTTCCCATTTGAAACTCGGTGAGTTGTGGGCCATCCCGATCATGCTGCGTCTGGCTCTGATTGAAAATCTCCGGCGGATGGGAACGCGTATCATGGCCGATATCGCCGACCGGGAGCGCGCCAATGACTGGGCGGACCGGATGGTTGAAATTGCCAGGCGGGACCCCAAAAATCTCGTCCTCGTTATTGCGGATATGGCGAAGTCCGATCCGGCGCTTTCCAGTACTTTTGTCGCGGAGTTTGCGCGCCGTTTGCAGGGAAAGAGTCCGGCGCTGGCCCTGCCTCTGGGTTGGATTGAACAGCGGCTTTCCGAATCGCATTCGACCATTGAACAGATGATTCAGACGGGGAATCAGCAACTGGCCGCGGACCAGGCGTCGGTCAGCAACAGCATCGGCTCTCTCCGGTTTCTGACGACGATGGACTGGCGTGAATTTGTCGAGACCCTGAGCGTCGTTGAAAAAATACTGCGGGAAGATCCGGCCGATGTTTATCCCCGGATGGATTTTGTCACACGGGACCATTATCGTCATGTCGTGGAAAAAATCGCCAAAAACTCTCCGATGTTCGAAAGGGATGTCGCGCAAAAAGCCGTTGATTTAGCCAGAGAAGCCCTGTCGCAAAAAAGCGGTGATGAGCGGATGGTTCATGTCGGTTTTTATCTGATTAACAAAGGATTGCCGCAGCTGGAAAAAAGCGCGCAGATGCGCCTTTCTTTCACCGAGGCCGCAAGGAGGGTTCTCTGCCGGGTGCCTCTATTGCTCTATCTGGGTTGCATCATCGGGATGACCTTATTACTGGCGGGATACCTGCTTGCCGGGATTCAGAAGGCGGGCATTCACGGCTGGATACTGTTGCCTTTGGCGCTTGTCCTGGTTCTTTCCGCAAGCTCGCTGGGCGTGGCGTTGACCAACTGGCTGGCCACGCAGTTTGCACGTCCGCAGCCCCTGCCGCGCCTGGATTTTTCCATGGAAATTCCGCCGGAGTCGAGCACGCTGGTGGTCATTCCCACCATGCTCAACAATGTTCAAAACGTGAAGGATTTGATCGAAGCGCTGGAAATTCGATTTCTGACGAACCGGAAAAATAACCTGCACTTCGGCTTGCTGACTGATTTTTGTGACGCCGCTTCAGAAAAAATGCCCGAAGATGACGAACTTTTGCGTCTGGCCGAGAGAGGGATCAAGGAGCTCCACGAGAAATACCGGGGCGCCAAAGAAGGATCGTTTTTTCTGTTTCACCGTCCGCGCCGCTGGAATCCGGAAGAAGAAATATGGATGGGTTATGAACGCAAACGCGGCAAGCTGGCCGATTTGAACGCCCTGCTCAGAGGCGGCGCGAAAGATTGTTTTTCCAAGATTGTCGGCGCCGCGGAATTATTATCCAATGTCAAGTATGTCATTACGCTGGATACGGATACGCAGCTTCCCCGTGATGCCGCGGAGAAATTTATCGGGACGATGGCCCATCCGCTGAACCGTCCCCGTTTTGACGAATCAAAAAAAATCATTTACGACGGTTACAGCATCCTTCAACCCAGGCTGACGGAGAGCTTATCCGGGGTCAGGCAGACCCGGTATTCGCGATTGTGGGGAGGCCAGACGGGGATCGACCCATACACGCGCATGGTTTCCGATATTTATCAGGATGTTTTCGGTGAAGGGTCTTATGTCGGCAAGGGAATTTATGATGTCGATGCGTTTGAAAAGGTGCTGCATGACCGTCTTCCCGAAAACCGGATTCTCAGTCATGACCTGATCGAAGGGTGCCATGCCAGGAGCGGGTTTATCTCCGATGTGGAATTGTATGAAGAATATCCGGCCCAGTACCGGGCGGATGTGAGCCGCAGACACCGCTGGATTCGCGGGGACTGGCAAATTGCCGGTTGGCTGAGATCAAAGGTCCCCGTTTTCGGCGGAGCATATCGACAGAATGCCCTCTCGATGCTTTCCCAGTGGAAAATATTCGATAACCTCCGCCGTAGCCTTGTGCCCGCCGCCCTGACCATTCTGCTGATCGCCGGTTGGACGATCCTGCAGCCTGCCTGGCTGTGGACGCTTCTGGTGGCGGGGATTCTGCTGATTCCTTCCGCCGGCTCCGTCATCCTGGATGTATTGCGTAAACCGGGAGACGTGTTGTGGCGTGACCACTTAACCTATATGATGCGTCAGGCCAGAAGGCACGGTCTGCAGATTTTATTTACGATCGTCTGTCTGCCGTACGAAGCGCTGTACAGTCTGGATGCGATCGTGCGCACCAGCTTTCGGATGCTTATGACACACAAGCGACTGCTGGAGTGGAATCCGTTCAGCAACCAGGCGCATCGCGCCGGAAATGATCTGGCGGCATCCTGCAGGACCATGTGGATAGCGCCTTTCCTGTCCGCCGCGGTATGGACTTATCTGCTCTGGTCGGGGACGCCCGCCGCGATATGTGCGGCGGCGCCGGTGCTGGCCCTCTGGTTTTTGTCTCCTGTCATTACCTGGTGGGTCAGCCGGCCTTCCGTAAAAGAGGGGATCATCCTGAAAGACGAGCAGATCGTTTTCTTAAGAAAAGCCGCCCGCAGAACCTGGGCGTTTTTTGAAACGTTTGTTGCATCGGCGGACAACTGGCTGCCTCCGGACAACTATCAGGAGCATCCCGGCGCCGTGGTTGCCCATCGCACATCACCCACCAATATCGGACTGGCGCTGCTTTCCAATTTATCCGCTTATGATTTCGGTTACATGACAGCCGGTGAACTGATCAGCCGCACCGCGAACACTTTTGGGACCATGGAAAAACTGGATCGCCACCGGGGCCATTTTTATAACTGGTATGACACGCAAAGTTTAAGAACGCTGCCGCCGCATTATATATCGACCGTGGACAGTGGTAATCTTGGGGGTTCTCTGCTGACGCTGAGGCAGGGTCTTCTGGATCTTCCCGACAGGAATTTGCCGGGCAGTCGATTGGCGGAAGGACTTGCTGACACCTGGAGGGTCCTCAAAGACATGGCCGGAAATGCATCCGGAAATGAGCTGGCTGAATTGAAAAAACATCTCGATTCACTCATGGCTTTCCAGGGGGCGACCCTCAACGACTTGTGGCTGCGTCTCGATATGCTGGCGCAGTCCGCCTCCATCCTTGCCGAATCGCTCACGGCGGGTCGGCAAGATCAGGCATATGGCTGGGCGCAGTCCCTTGTCCATCAATGCCGTGATGCGGCGGATGAACTGATTGTATTCTGTCCCTGGGTGACGCTGAGTGGTCCGCCCGGCAGGGCTGCCCGTATTTTTGAGGAAATCGGCATCCCCACTCTGCGGGATGTTTCAGACCGGTCCGCGGGGTGGCTTTCCGCCGCTTCTGAAATGATCGGGCCTGCTCCCGACAGCCGAGAACAGGCGTGGTTTGCGGAGTTTCAGAAACTGGTCATGGAAGGAAACCGGAAGGCGCAGGAAAGACTGGCCGCCATCAATTGCCTGGTTAAAAGAGCAGGGGAACTGGCCGGCATGGACTACAGCTTCCTCTATGACAAGGGACGTCAGCTGTTGACGATCGGGTACAGCGTCGGCGAACGCCGCAGGGACCGGAGCTTCTATGACCTGCTGGCGTCCGAGGCCAGATTCTGCAGTTTTGTCGCCATTGCCGAGGGGCAGCTGCCGAAGGAAAACTGGTTTGCCCTGGGACGCATGCTGACCAATCCGGGAGGTGATCCCGTTCTCCTTTCCTGGGACGGATCGATGTTTGAGTACCTGATGCCGCTTCTGATCATGCCGAATTATGAAAACACGCTCTTGGACCAAACCTACAAGGCGGTGGTGAAAAGGCAGATAGCGTATGGGGAGAAAAGAGGCGTGCCCTGGGGCATTTCAGAATCCGGTTATAATAACATCGATGTCCATCTCAACTACCAGTATCGCGCCTTCGGCGTCCCCGGTCTGGGTCTTAAACGGGGGCTCGGCGACGATCTGGTGGTGGCACCGTACGCTTCAGCGCTGGCGCTGATGATCGCGCCTCAGGAGGCCTGCGTGAATCTCCAGCGTCTGGCCGCGAAAGGCATGCTGGGGACATACGGCTTTTATGAAGCGCTGGATTTCACCGCCTCACGTCTGCCCGCGGGCGTTGAAAGCGTTGCCGTGCGGTCTTTCATGTCGCATCATCAGGGGATGAGCCTGCTGTCGATGGCCCATCTCCTCCTGGACCGCCCGATGCAGAAGCGTTTTGAGTCCGAGCCGATGTTTCAATCGGCAATGCTTTTGCTTCAGGAACGCATTCCCAAAGCCCTTTCCTTCTACCGGCAAATCACCGACGATACGAATATCCGGAAGGCGGCGGGTCCGCAGAAAGTTCCGTCACGCGTTATCGAAACTCCCGATACATCCGTGCCGGAGGTGCAGCTTCTGTCCAACGGCAGATACCATGTCATGATTACCAATGCCGGCTCCGGATACAGCCGCTGGAAAGATCTGGCGGTGACGCGCTGGCGTGAAGACGCCACCCGCGATCCATGGGGCATGTTCTGCTATATCCGCGATGTGGTCACGGGAGAATTCTGGTCCAATGCCTATCAGCCGACGCTGAAGAAGCCGGACCGGTACGAGGCTATTTTTTCCGATGCGAAAGTTGAGTTTCGCAGGCGCGATGATGAAATCAACACCTACACTCAGATCGCCGTGTCGCCGGAAGACGATATGGAACTGAGGCGCATCCGCATTACCAACCGTTCCAGAAAACGCCGTGAACTGGATATCACCAGTTACGCGGAAGTGGTCATCGCGACGCCTGCGGCCGATGCGATCCATCCGGCGTTTTCCAATCTTTTTGTTCAGACGGAAATTATCCGTGATCGCCAGGCGATTCTCTGCACGCGAAGACCGCGCTCCAAGGATGAACCCGCCTACTGGACGTTTCATTTAATGGTGGTGCACGGCACGGATGGCCGCGAGGTCTCTTATGAAACGGATCGTTTGCAGTTTGTCGGCCGCGGCAACACGCTGTCCTGTCCTGTGGCGATGAACAGGTCGGCGGACGGGGTGCAGGCCCTCTCGAACACGGCAGGCTCCGTTCTGGATCCGGTTGTTTCGATTCGCCGTCCGGTCAAACTTGCCGCCGGGGAATCGGCAACCATCGATATTGTGTCCGGTATTGCCGAAACCCGCGCCGGAGCGCTGGCCCTTGTTGAAAAATATTCAGACAACCGCCTGGCCGACCGCGTCTTTACTCTGGCCTGGACGCACAGCCAGATCACGCTCAGGCAAATCAATGCGACACACAACGACGCGCAGCTTTACGGACGTCTGGCCGGTTCCGTTATTTACGCCAATGCGTCGTTCCGGGCCGATCCGAAGATCATTGTGAGAAACCGCCGCGGACAGTCCGGCTTATGGGGCTATGCGATTTCCGGCGATCTACCCATTGTGCTTTTGCAGATCGGCGATCATGCCAACATTGAACTGGTCCGTCAGCTCCAGCAGGCGCATGCCTACTGGCGTTTAAAAGGTCTGGCCGTCGATCTGGTCATCTGGAACGAGGATAATGCCATTTACCGGCAGGCGCTTCACGACCAGATTGCGGGACTGATTGCCACCAGCATGGAAACCAGGGCCGCCGATCGGCCGGGCGGCATTTTTGTGCGGCCGGGTGATCAGATATCCAGTGAAGACCGGCTTCTTTTTCAAACGGTTGCCCGCGTCATCATCAGGGATGATATGGGGACGCTTGAGGAGCAGATCAGCCGCCGCAAAAAGAAGGATACGCCTGTGCCGCTTCTGAAACCGCTCCGCAATCCCGGCGCGAAAAGCCAGGACGAGGCGGCGGTTTCTTATCCCGGGTTGATTTTCAAAAACGGGCTCGGGGGATTTACTCCTGACGGACGTGAATATGTCATCATCACAAAACCCGGGGAGAAAACGCCGCTGCCCTGGGTGAATGTTCTGGCGAACGCCCGCTTCGGATCAATTATTTCCGAAAGCGGTTCGGCATCGACATGGAGTGAAAATGCCCATGAATACCGCCTTACCCCGTGGCATAACGATCCGGTGAGCGACCCAAGCGGCGAAGCGTTTTATATCCGCGATGAAGAAACCGGGCAGGTCTGGTCTCCCACGCCGCTCCCCTGCCCGGGTGCAACGCCTTATGTCTGCCGCCACGGTTTCGGGTACAGTGTTTTTACGCACAGAGAAGACGGCATCAAATCGGAATTATGGATCTATGTATCCTTGAACGCGCCGGTCAAGTTTATGGTTTTAAAAGTGACGAATGAATCGGGGCGTAACCGCACCCTTTCCGTGACCGGTTATCTGGAGTGGGTGCTGGGTGATTTGCAGCCGAAGACAGCCATGCACGTCACAACGGAGGTGGATGCGGGAAGCGGGGCGCTTTTTGCCAGAAATCCTTACAACACGGATTTTGCCGACCGGGTGGCTTTTTTCGACGGGGATGATCCGACGCGGACGCTCACGTGCGATCGGGACGAATTTATCGGCCGCAACGGAGAACTGTCCCGGCCGCAGGCGTTGACGCGGGAGCATCTGTCGGGCCGTGTCGGCGCCGGTCTTGATCCCTGCGGCGCCATCCAGACGACCTTTGGATTGGCGGACGGGCAGGAGCACGAGGCCATTTTCCGGTTGGGTGTCACCGGGAGAAGGGGCGCAGACGATGCCAGTAAAACGGTGGAGAGCTTCCGGGGATCGGCGGTTGCGCAAAAGGAATTGGAAATCGTGCATCGATATTGGGCAAAAACGCTGAGCGTCGTGCAGATTGAGACACCCGATTCGTCACTCAATATTCTGACGAACGGCTGGCTCATATATCAGACACTGTCTTCCCGGCTCTGGGCTAGGAGCGGTTATTACCAGTCAGGCGGCGCTTTCGGCTTCCGCGACCAGTTGCAGGATGTTATGGTGCTGGTTTATGCCGAACCGGCCCTTGTCCGCGGGCACCTGCTTTTGTGCGCCAGCCGCCAATTTACAGAGGGTGACGCCCAGCACTGGTGGCATCCGCCTACCGGCCGGGGTGTGCGCACGCAATGTTCGGACGATTACCTGTGGCTGCCTCTGGCCGTCAGCCGCTATATCGACAGCACCGGTGATTCCGGAATTTTAAATGAAAGCATCCGTTTCCTGGAAGGACGCCAGGTCCGGGCGGATGAAGATTCCTATTACGATCTGCCGGGTGTGTCAGATGAAAAAAGCAGTTTATATGACCATTGTGTGCGGGCTGTCCGGAGAGGCTTGAGATTTGGCAGTCACGGGCTGCCTCTCATGGGGTCCGGCGACTGGAATGACGGCATGAATAAAGTCGGGGATGAGGGGAAGGGCGAAAGTATCTGGATGGGTTTCTTTCTGTATGACGTGCTTGTCAGGTTTGCGGAAATTGCCCGCCTGAAAGACGATGGACCGTTTGCCGATTTGTGCGGGAAGGAAGCGGCGCAACTTCGGCACAACGTTGAGCGGGAAGGCTGGGACGGCGGCTGGTACCGGCGCGCATACAGCGATGAAGGATTATCATTGGGATCGTGCACCAATACGGAATGCCGCATTGATTCGGTGGCCCAGAGCTGGTCCGTGCTGTCCGGAGCGGGAGATGAAGCCAGAGCCCGCCTTGCGATGAACGCGGTAGATGAATTTCTGGTGCATCGGGATAAAAAACTGGTTCAGCTCCTGGACCCGCCGTTCGATAAGTCGGAGATGGAGCCGGGTTATATTAAAGGTTATGTGCCGGGTGTGCGGGAAAACGGCGGACAATACACGCATGCGGCCATCTGGACGGCCATGGCTTTTGCCAGGCTCGGCGACCGGAAACGCGCCTGGGATGTGCTGGACATCATCAATCCGGTCAATCATGCCCGGACGCCTGAGGAGGTGGAAATTTATAAAGTCGAGCCCTATGTGATTTCTTCAGACGTCTATGCGGTCGCGCCGCATATCGGGCGCGGCGGGTGGACATGGTTTACCGGCTCTTCCGCCTGGATGTACCGGCTGATCGTGGAATCGCTGATGGGACTCACTCTGAAAAACGGCAGGCTGAGTTTTGCGCCGTGTCTGCCACAATCCTGGGAAGACGTTAAAATTCATTACCGGTACGGGGAAACACTTTATCATATCGTCATCCGTCAGGCCGCAGGAGAAGCGGATCATGCCGTCATGACGTCAGACGGCTTAACCATACCCGGTGCGGAGATTGCGCTGGTGGATGATCACAAAGAACACATCGTCGAAGTGGTCCTGCCCGTTAAGTTGTAA
- a CDS encoding 6-phosphofructokinase (catalyzes the formation of D-fructose 1,6-bisphosphate from D-fructose 6-phosphate in glycolysis), producing MRIAVLTGGGDCPGLNGAIKWVTKTALDPLLEKKHRIKFDVIGIREGWRGLVAVDPESPESLARHTLKLDEEIVRTWDRHGGTNLGTSRTNPFNPVKDTSAKVLSNIARLGIDVIVAIGGEDTLGVASRLYHLGIKTVGIPKTIDGDLAGTDYSLGFDSAVNIIMEEIDRLRTTAGSHNRIFVVETMGRHAGWLALHGGECSGAYIILIPEHPFDMGRVCTLLEERRGREIQYSILVVSEGATMTVHQEFCKDNKVDEFGHRSLGGIAAHLAKEIEEKTGLETRYVVLSHLQRGGAPSARDRLMARWFGIAAVDMIVNEDFGRMVSYRHGEITSVPMKDVTDHLNLIDVDKYYDVERYNGKRSIL from the coding sequence ATGAGAATTGCTGTTTTAACGGGTGGCGGTGATTGCCCGGGGCTCAACGGCGCGATTAAATGGGTGACCAAAACGGCCCTCGATCCTCTTCTGGAGAAAAAGCATCGCATCAAGTTTGATGTGATCGGCATCCGCGAAGGATGGAGGGGGCTTGTGGCGGTTGATCCGGAAAGTCCTGAAAGCCTCGCCCGGCATACCCTGAAACTCGACGAAGAGATCGTGCGGACATGGGACCGTCACGGGGGGACCAATCTCGGGACATCGCGGACCAATCCGTTTAATCCCGTGAAGGACACCTCCGCAAAGGTGCTTTCGAATATCGCCAGGCTGGGCATTGACGTCATTGTGGCCATCGGCGGCGAGGATACGCTCGGCGTGGCCTCCAGGCTTTACCATCTGGGCATCAAGACGGTCGGTATTCCCAAGACCATTGACGGTGATCTGGCGGGCACCGATTATTCACTGGGCTTCGATTCGGCGGTGAATATCATCATGGAAGAGATTGATCGTCTCCGGACAACCGCCGGTTCGCATAACCGGATCTTCGTGGTGGAGACCATGGGCCGGCACGCGGGCTGGCTCGCCCTGCACGGCGGTGAATGCAGCGGCGCTTACATCATTCTGATTCCCGAGCACCCTTTTGATATGGGACGGGTCTGTACGCTGCTTGAAGAACGCCGCGGCCGGGAGATTCAATACAGTATTCTCGTTGTATCCGAGGGTGCGACCATGACCGTCCATCAGGAATTCTGCAAGGACAACAAGGTGGATGAGTTCGGGCACCGGTCGCTGGGAGGCATTGCCGCCCATCTCGCAAAGGAAATCGAGGAGAAAACGGGTTTGGAAACCCGCTATGTCGTCTTAAGCCACCTGCAGCGGGGCGGAGCGCCGTCGGCCCGGGACCGCCTGATGGCGCGGTGGTTCGGGATTGCGGCCGTGGACATGATCGTCAACGAGGATTTCGGCAGGATGGTCAGCTACCGCCACGGGGAAATCACATCGGTGCCCATGAAAGATGTGACCGATCACCTGAATCTCATCGATGTGGATAAATATTATGATGTTGAACGTTATAACGGCAAACGATCAATTCTCTAA